Proteins encoded within one genomic window of Amycolatopsis nigrescens CSC17Ta-90:
- a CDS encoding DUF692 family multinuclear iron-containing protein produces the protein MVVHDLEPVRRGLGVGMDLPWGAPIGFDPAKSGPNDRVLAFLARHAADYRYFVFAFQPRGPVPLRADAYLEPYRRLLSRLPDGMPVAMHQTMLNVGTVEPYGREPVYEFTNEMHRHFNFAWVVEDLGMWSLGGIPMPYPLPPYLVEENVAPVAANMAEANERLVPSLRVEFPGFTDGVTVVVGDMDAYDFFRRVAEESGVEVTLDVGHLLSWRWWRGERGKDLYGDLHLLPLDQCRELHLSGSAISRGRFLDLHHGVLLEEQLVLARRLLQLCPNLEAVTYEDPNYGRDGVLVPRSVDGLHRLREMVELWARQN, from the coding sequence TTGGTAGTTCATGACCTCGAACCGGTGCGGCGCGGCCTGGGGGTGGGGATGGACCTTCCCTGGGGCGCCCCGATCGGGTTCGACCCGGCGAAGTCCGGCCCGAACGACCGGGTGCTGGCGTTCCTCGCCCGACATGCTGCGGACTACCGGTACTTCGTGTTCGCGTTCCAGCCGCGGGGGCCGGTGCCGCTGCGGGCAGATGCCTACCTGGAGCCGTACCGCCGGCTGCTGTCGCGGTTGCCGGACGGTATGCCGGTGGCGATGCACCAGACGATGCTCAACGTGGGCACCGTAGAGCCGTACGGCCGGGAACCAGTGTACGAGTTCACCAACGAGATGCACCGCCACTTCAACTTCGCATGGGTTGTGGAGGACCTCGGCATGTGGTCGCTGGGCGGCATCCCCATGCCGTACCCGCTGCCGCCGTACCTGGTCGAGGAGAACGTCGCCCCGGTGGCGGCGAACATGGCAGAAGCGAACGAGCGGCTCGTGCCGAGCCTGCGGGTGGAGTTCCCCGGCTTCACCGACGGGGTCACGGTGGTGGTCGGCGACATGGACGCCTACGACTTCTTCCGCCGCGTTGCCGAGGAGAGCGGGGTGGAAGTCACGTTGGACGTCGGTCACCTGTTGAGCTGGCGGTGGTGGCGCGGCGAGCGGGGCAAGGACCTCTATGGCGACCTGCACCTGCTGCCGCTGGACCAGTGCCGGGAACTGCACCTATCCGGATCGGCGATCAGCCGAGGACGCTTCCTGGACCTGCACCACGGCGTTTTGCTCGAGGAGCAGCTAGTCCTGGCGCGGAGGTTGCTTCAGCTGTGCCCGAACCTGGAGGCCGTCACCTACGAAGACCCCAACTACGGTCGCGATGGAGTGCTGGTGCCCAGGAGCGTGGACGGGTTGCATCGGTTGCGGGAGATGGTGGAACTGTGGGCACGCCAGAACTGA